Part of the Streptomyces antimycoticus genome, GAACTTCGTCATGCGGTCATGCCTCTCCCCCGAGTGGGCATAGGAGGGAGGCGGCGCACCGGTGCGTCGGCAGCGCCTGAGGTCGAAAAGTGGGCGGCGGACTGCTCTGGGAAAGGAAGTAACCGCGGCCCGCGCACCAGGCGCTCCGATGCCGTGCGCGCGCCTCCCGAGATCAAAGTCGACGACGGTACGTTTCCCACCCCGCGCCGGCGGGGTGTTTCAGGAATCGAACCCAAATCGACCGAAGTAACCGTCGTCTTCGCACCGGGAGGTGCGTTCACGGATACGACAGTAGGGGCCGCTTCCTTCGCCGTCATCCGGTTTTCTCCGCCCGGAGGACCGCGGACCACAACACCGCGGCCCGGAGCGGGTGCTCCGGGCCGCGGTGTGTGCGTGGTGTCCGCCGTGGGTCAGCAGACCCCCTGGTGGCAGGTCAGGAAGCCACCGGCGCCATCTTGTCGACGATGCCGGGGTGGGCGTCCATCCACTTCTGGACGCCCTTCTCCTCGTTGCCCTTACCGGCGTCCTGGATCGCCGCCTCCAGGCTCGCGAGTTCCTTCTCGGTCATGTGCCACTTCTTCAGCCACCCGTTGAACTCGGGGAACTTCTTCGGGAAGGACTTGTTGGCGAGCGTGTGGAGCTGGTTGCTGGCCCCGAACGCCTGCTTCGGGTCGGCGAGCTTGGTCAGCTTGTACTTGCTGTAGGCCCAGTGCGGGGTCCACAAGACGACCGCGACCGGCTCCTTCTTGGCGTACGAGCGCTCCAGCTCGGCCAGCATCGCCGGCGAGGAGCCGTCGCTGACCTTGTACTCCTTGTCCAGGCCGTACTGCTTGAGCACCTGGCCCTTCAGGAGCTTCATCTCGCCGGTCCCGGGCTCGATACCGACGATCTTGCCGCCGAAGGTGCCGGACTTCCCCTTGAGGTCGGCGAGCGACTTCACGTCCTTGACGTAGGACGGCACCGCGATCTCCAGGGAGGTCTTGTCGTACCACGACCCGACGTCGACCAGGTTCTTCTTGTATCTGTCCCAATACTGCTTCTGGGCGACCGGTAGCCAGCCGTCGAACTCGACATCGACCTGTCCGGTGCTCATACCGGTGAACATCGAGCCGACGTCGTACTGCTTGATCTCCGGCTTGTAGCCACGCCGCTCGAGGACGTTCTTCCACAGGTAGGTGGTGGCGATGTCCTCGTCCCACGGGAAGTAGCCGATCATCGGCGCGGCTCCGGCGTCCTTGCCCTTCTGCTCGCCGCCGGGCACCGGGGCCAGCTTGTTGACCAGGCCCGGGTTCTTCTTGAGCCAGGCGCGCACGCCCTCCTGCTCCTTGCCCTTACCGGCGTCCTGGATCGCCGCCTCCAGGCTGGTGAGCTGCTCCTCGTCCAGCTTGAAGTCCTTGATCCACTTGGCGACCTGCGGGTTGTCCTTGGAGAAGCCCTTGCGCGCGAGGGAGTCGATGCGGTCGCCCTTGCCGAAGGCGCCCTTGGGGTCCTTCAGCTTGACGAGGTCGTACTTGTTGTACGCCCAGTGCGGGGACCACAGGGTGACCGCGATCGGCTCCTTCTTGGCGTAGGAGCGGTCCAGCTGGGAGAGCATGGCCGCGGTGGAGCCCTTGACCAGGGAGAAGTTCTTGTTCAGGCCGTAGCCCGGCATGACCTTGTCCTGCATCAGCTTCATCTCACCGGCACCGGGCTCGATGCCGACGATCTTCTTCTTGAAGGTGCTGGACTTCTTCTCGAGGTCTTCCAGGGTCTTGACGCCCTTGACGTACGAGGGCACCGCGACCTCCAGGGAGGTGGGGCCGTACCAGGAGCCGAGGTTCTCCAGCTTGCTCTTGTACTTCGCCCAGTACGAGGCGTGCGTGGTGGGCAGCCAGGAGTCCGTCTCGAAGTCGATGTTGCCCGCGGCCATACCGGTGTACAGCGCGCCGACGTCGTACGACTGGACCTTGGGCTTGAAGCCGCGCTGCTCCAGGAGCTCCTTCCACAGGAAGGTGGAGGCGACGCCCTCGTCCCAGTTGATGTAGCCGATGTTGACCGACTGGCCCTTGCCGACGTTGGCGGAGACCTCGGGTCCCTTTTCGTCGCCGCCGAACATGCTCATGCCGCCGGCGACCAGCGCCAGGACGACGACGCCGACCATGGCGACGGAGGTCGCCGGGCGCCAGTGCAGCACCTTGAGGCCGCTGAGCGCCTTGGCCTTCTCCTTGGCCAGCGCACGGCGGGCCAGCGGGGAGACGCGCTGGTTGAGCGCGCTGGTCATCCGGTCCAGGTACATGGCCAGGATGACCACCGCGATACCGCCCTCGAAGCCCATGGCGACGTCGACGGAGCTGATCGCCTGGAAGACGGTGGAGCCCAGGCCCTCGGCGCCGACCATGCCGGCGATGACGACCATGGACAGCGCCAGCATGATCACCTGGTTGACGCCCGCCATGATGGTGGGCAGGGCCAGCGGGAGCTGGACGCGCAGGAGGGTACGGCGTGGATGGGTGCCGAAGGCGTCGGCCGCCTCGACCAGCTCCGCATCCACCTGCCGGATGCCCAGTTCCGTCATGCGGACGCCCGGGGGCATCGAGAAGATGACGGTGGCGACGACGCCGGGGACCACCCCGAGGCCGAAGAAGAAGATGCCGGGGATCAGGTAGACGAAGGCGGGCATCGTCTGCATGAAGTCCAGCACCGGACGGATCACGGCGCTCACCGCGCGGTTGCGCGAGGCCCAGATGCCCAGCGGCACCGCGAACACGATGGTGATCACACCGGCGACCAGCACCAGTGCGAGGGTGTTCATCGCCTCGCCCCACAACTCGATCGAGTCGATGAGGGCGAATCCCAGGAAGGCGAGCACCGCGGGCAGCAGTCCGCGCAGCCACCAGGCGAGCAGCGCCAGGATGCCCGCGAACAGCAGCGGCTCGGGGCCGCTGAGCACGGTGTTCAGCCCGTCGTACATGCCCTGTACGACGCTGGAGATGAAGTCGAAGAGCCAGCTCAGATTGTCTCGGAGCCAGTTGACGCCGGAGTTGATCCAGTCGCCGAGCTGAAGCCTAGGCACCGGTGATCACCTTCTTGGCGGCCTCGGGCGCGTCCGGGGTGCCACCGGCCGGCGGCTGTGCGCCGTCGGGTCCGGCGTCCGGCTCGCCGAGGACGGCGAGCAGCCGGGCACGGGTGACGACGCCGACGAGCGCACCGTCGTCGTCGGTGACGGCGACCGCGACCCCGCTGCGCGAACAGGGCCGGAACAGCTCGATGATCGGCGTGGACTCGGGGACGGTGGCAGGGGCGGCCGCCAGCACGTCCTGCTCGGTACGGAGCGTGGTCCCGTCGTCGGTCTTGCTGCCCAGCGCCTCGCTCGGTTCGGCCATGATCGCGCCGGCGGTGAGCACCCGGCTGCGGTCGACGTCCTGGGTGAAGGAGGCGACGTAGTCGTTGGCCGGGGTGACCAGGATGTCCTCGGCGGTGCCGATCTGGACGATCTGGCCGTCGCGCATCACGGCGATACGGTCGCCGAGCCGCATGGCCTCGTTCAGGTCGTGGGTGATGAAGACGATGGTCTTCTTGAGCCGCTTCTGCAGCTGGAGCAGCTGGTCCTGCATATCGCGCCGGATCAGCGGGTCGAGCGCGCTGAAGGACTCGTCCATCAGCAGCATGTCGGCGTCGGTGGCCAGGGCGCGGGCGAGCCCGACGCGCTGCTGCATACCACCGGAGAGCT contains:
- a CDS encoding ABC transporter permease/substrate binding protein → MPRLQLGDWINSGVNWLRDNLSWLFDFISSVVQGMYDGLNTVLSGPEPLLFAGILALLAWWLRGLLPAVLAFLGFALIDSIELWGEAMNTLALVLVAGVITIVFAVPLGIWASRNRAVSAVIRPVLDFMQTMPAFVYLIPGIFFFGLGVVPGVVATVIFSMPPGVRMTELGIRQVDAELVEAADAFGTHPRRTLLRVQLPLALPTIMAGVNQVIMLALSMVVIAGMVGAEGLGSTVFQAISSVDVAMGFEGGIAVVILAMYLDRMTSALNQRVSPLARRALAKEKAKALSGLKVLHWRPATSVAMVGVVVLALVAGGMSMFGGDEKGPEVSANVGKGQSVNIGYINWDEGVASTFLWKELLEQRGFKPKVQSYDVGALYTGMAAGNIDFETDSWLPTTHASYWAKYKSKLENLGSWYGPTSLEVAVPSYVKGVKTLEDLEKKSSTFKKKIVGIEPGAGEMKLMQDKVMPGYGLNKNFSLVKGSTAAMLSQLDRSYAKKEPIAVTLWSPHWAYNKYDLVKLKDPKGAFGKGDRIDSLARKGFSKDNPQVAKWIKDFKLDEEQLTSLEAAIQDAGKGKEQEGVRAWLKKNPGLVNKLAPVPGGEQKGKDAGAAPMIGYFPWDEDIATTYLWKNVLERRGYKPEIKQYDVGSMFTGMSTGQVDVEFDGWLPVAQKQYWDRYKKNLVDVGSWYDKTSLEIAVPSYVKDVKSLADLKGKSGTFGGKIVGIEPGTGEMKLLKGQVLKQYGLDKEYKVSDGSSPAMLAELERSYAKKEPVAVVLWTPHWAYSKYKLTKLADPKQAFGASNQLHTLANKSFPKKFPEFNGWLKKWHMTEKELASLEAAIQDAGKGNEEKGVQKWMDAHPGIVDKMAPVAS
- a CDS encoding quaternary amine ABC transporter ATP-binding protein; the encoded protein is MAQLESGADREELRASGTTAAVIDASFTVEEGQIFVVMGLSGSGKSTLLRMLNGLLEPTAGRVLFDDDDLTVLSPKDLREVRSRKISMVFQHFALFPHRSVLENAAYGLEVQGVPREERVRRATEALEMVGLAGWEKSWPDELSGGMQQRVGLARALATDADMLLMDESFSALDPLIRRDMQDQLLQLQKRLKKTIVFITHDLNEAMRLGDRIAVMRDGQIVQIGTAEDILVTPANDYVASFTQDVDRSRVLTAGAIMAEPSEALGSKTDDGTTLRTEQDVLAAAPATVPESTPIIELFRPCSRSGVAVAVTDDDGALVGVVTRARLLAVLGEPDAGPDGAQPPAGGTPDAPEAAKKVITGA